The window GACTACCTAAACATAAAACTTCAAACAACAATTTTCCCtctatatttaattcagaCTCATTAAATCCAGTCATTGTGTTTTATCTACGATCGTAGTCAGTTCCATGGTTACACCTAAGTTCTCTCATTCGCtagaaaatttttgtttgaagcGGCATATGACATAGTACCACGACTACTTAttattccttaaaaatattatgcaaattctattctaaatacaAATGTGAAAATCTAAGAACTTGCTACTTACAGATCAAACATTATGCATTAGTTATTAGTTCTAAGTAGAACTAAGATATAAGTTGGGGAATAGGCATGATTGCATACGATAAATGTAATTACTAGTTCATAATTCTTTGAagttagtttgtttattattttataataactgaGTGAGCGGCTACAAGCTACATTCTATATGTTATGTAACCTCGCCAATTTGATTAAAAACCGTACTAATTGGCATATTAATTTccacaattatttaaatattacctaATTCTAATTGTGAACactttattagcatttaataAACATGTTGCATGTAAGCATATCATGAGTTctaaatagaaaatacaaGTGCATTACATCTACCTAGGTTATCGCCATTATAAAAAACGACAAAACGTATCGTCATATAGAGGCATGCAACGAAACTTACATATAAGTGAACACATACAGTCTGAACACATGGGTACCTATCATACTGAACAAAATCGAAATCTAACGATACACATGAAAATAGACTAACGATTTGATCAGGTTATATAAATTTCCAGAAAAGAATTTCGCTACAATATTTTCACTAATACAATGACTTGTATACAAACACGCCATAAcattaactaattaaaattattagtatGTAGAAGAATATCTCTAAATTAGCTAAAGTTAGTCAGCAAGACAGACatattaggtatgtattatgttttttatgatATACACTGTAACATACATTACCTAAGTGaatattgattgataaatattGCATGTGATAATCGTGATACAATAGGGTTCTATGTTAAGAATATTCTATCAGCTCCTTATTACATTTCAGTTCGTCTTGGCCAATGCCCCAATGATTTTTCAATATAACAACTTTCAGcattaaggtttatttttcagtgttaaaattaaaatatcacctctcaaatttagatttttaagaaatactaaattagaacaaaaattattttagaaatcccgaaaaaagagtaaataaaaaaaatataaaaacaatcaaattaaCGGTTCAGTCCGAGCGAGCGCCCGCTTCGGGGACGGACGCCGCGTTCACATCTTTAAGACAGTCTTCTAAAGTCAGTCTCAAAgttttattgcatttatttCCTTCGCAATGATTGAACTCTAATCTCTTAGCAATCAAATCGTTCACTCAATAGCAAAAAATACGCAAATGGAgctcaataaaaatatgtccgcgtttaaataatatgcaaaataacttattatagaAATTCACAATAAATTCCCATTAAATCTTgtgttaaaaagttaaaaacgaaacatattacatttttaatgaaaaatacttttcaagtttcttttttactctatatcactttttaaatcttttacatCACAAAATGATATTACTAATGTCcacttttattaatattctttttaataggcttgtattttattgtgcaaaaaattatatcataaatgGATACGGATTGATAAGGAAAACATGAAATTTTGGTATTCTTGTACAATTCTAGATTAGTCACTGTTATAACATTCACTATTACTACTATGTTTAATAATGACGCTACACTGTAAAGTTTGGTCCTTAAAGACTAGTCGAATAGGCATAAAACACAAATTACAATGGTAACGCTCTCATCATCATGGAGAGTTCGATTCGCGCTTGACTTTTTTGAGCAAATGTTTACTCTCCGTCCAAGCTATGCTCGTTAGTTATTTccgaacaataaaatataaattggcacattataaaaaaatcacaacttataataacgaaacaaaaaaataatttcaatggaCCTTAGGCCCAAGTCGTAAGATTAACAAAGTTTAACTAATAAACTTTGATGTATTGCTTGCCGTGAGAGGATATGTCGCGAGCGGTATCAGGCAGAGTCTCAAACAACACCACCAGGAAGCCTTCAGGAGTTAGTGCCACGTCGCTAGGTCTATCCTTGTCATCTAAACCTGGGCTCTTCAGATCTACTGCGCACAGGATGCGCAGGTCGGAGCCGTACACGACCACACGGTGGTTCTTGGAGTCGGCCACTACAATGTTACCTTCGTCGTCTGTCACGATCCCAGACGGGCGATTCAGCTCTCCAATGGCAGAGCCCTCTCTACCAACTGAATATAAAACCCTTGACAGCGTAGAGTCGACCAATATTAAACGATGGTTTTCAAAGTCagatacaataatatttcCTGTAGTGGTAAAACATACTCCTCTGGGAGTCGTAGGACCTTTCACCATCTTTGATGGATTAGCTCCCTCAAAAACGAATTTAGTTAGATAAGACCCGTCAGCTGTGAACATTTGAATACGATGATTGCGGGTATCAGTCACGACTATATTTCCAATACTATTGACAGCTACGTCCCAAGGATACTGGAACTGTCCACATTCTTTGCCAAAAGCTCCGAATTTAAGAATGAAGTTGCCCCCGGGTGTAAAAATTTGAACGCGGTGGTTATCCTTGTCGACAACAATGATACGACCATATGAATCTGTAGTAATGCCGGCAGGCAAGTCGAATTCTCCTGGACCAGTTCCCTTACACCCAAACATGGTTTTGAAACATCCTTGACTATTAAATATCTGAATGCGATTGTTCCTTCTATCAGCGACAATGATGTTTCCTTCTCTATCTATACATAGGCCCCAAGGTCTTGAAACCTGACCGTCATCTTGTCCTTCACGACCGAATGAAAACATTGGAACTCCAGGCACCCGATGTCTTGTAGGTTTTATTGTTATCATATTCCAGTAGCCGGGAATAGCTTGACCGAATCCGCGGGCCGGCCAACCATCAACCGGAAAAAACGGCCAAAAGCCGGGTTCGTAATAGTTCCCAGAATTTCCATGCTCAGACCAACACCTGGGTACTGGCATGCCTAAAGGTACCGGTCCCTGGAAGCCTGGAGCTGCATGTGGGTGCATTCCGAACTGACGAAACTGACCTGAAGCCAGAGCGGCGGTCATCGCTTGAAAAGACTTTGCTGGCAAAGACTGTACTTCACATTGCATTTTTAGAAAGTCTACTAATTCATAATTAGGGGgcgtgaaaaatatattttcttcggTTATATTCATGCTTTTAAACATGGTAGAAAAATAATCTACTTGAGCCCTTCCTTTCTCTTTGCACATGAACAAATCCAGGCCGTCCGAATCCATACAACGCAGCATGGTTTCATTGGTGTGGGCCAGACCTGCCAAAATGCCACGCAATGTATTCATGTGATCAGTTAGTTCGGCTAACTTCGCCTGACGCATTTTCTCCACTTTGTCCAATAAGTACTTCTCCCGATCTTCTATTGCTTGAGCATAACAACGCATTGCCTTCCGTATTTTCATATTAGCTTCAACAGTCTCCTTTTCATAGGCTTTGGACATGGCTACTGCACGATCAATAGCTGCTTTAATAGCTTTTGTACCAGTTTTAGTGTCTTCCATTACTCTGATAACACCAAAGCGACACAAGTTTAAAGCTCCTCTTATGGGGCTGTAGGCGTGGTCTTTGTGTACCCATAGGGTGCATTCCTGACAGATGAAAACGATGCACGCTTCGCAGTAGAACTTTAACTGATCATTATGAAGTTCACATAACATCGTCACCTCTTTTTCAGGCGAGTGAGTCATAGAGCGACGTCCAACTCCGATAGGGGATATATGGTTTATTGGGAGGAGAGTGTGCTGCCTAAGTTGGCATTCAGAGTTGACCTTGTGGCAGCACTCGTAACAGAAAAGGTCGTTGCATTCGCGGCATCTGTTGGTAGGAGCGCGCTCCTCACAGCGGTAGCAGGTGATCGATGCGTTAGAGGAAGTCCCGGGGGAGCCGCTAGAGTTATCTTGGTTGCTAGAGCTTGGAGCAGACTCACGATTGGTGCCGGACAAGTTCTGAACGGAGCTGGTAGACGGCATCGCCCATATGTCGTAGGACATCGAGGATGAGGACGACGCCGCTGCCGATGTGGAAGCGCCGGTGGCTTGCGACGGCATGTGCATGTTCTCCAAAAGGGTGCGTATCAATTGAGACATAGAGAACTGGTCTTCTTGGTCATTAGACCCTGAAGAGTTGCTGGAACCGGTCGACGTGGATGGCTGGTTTGAAGACATCGTGTGAGTCAAGTTAGTGATTGACGTCATTATAAGCCACTTCACGACATTTAATCTGAAACAAtggataattattttaaacaaagttaATATAAAGCATGAGCTTTATACATCAGAAAACAATCTAAACTTATTGACAACTACCCTTTATTTGGACTGCATGATTTTGATACAATATTCTTGAAGTTCTCTGACTTCACACAGCATTACTACCTATACATGTAAGTACTTCTTTCAGAGTAATAGAATTCAATTCGCTACGAGTTACATAGCTGGGATTCAAAGATGGTTACAACTTGCTAGCATTCCTCGCGTGAATTTAGggaatttcattcattcatatgatcacgtctatatcccttgcggggtagacaaagccagcagttttgtaagactgataggcaacgttcagctgataggcttaatgctagaatttacattcaaatagtgataggctagcctatcgtctaaaagaagaattccaaatttataagtttaacCCTTAGTGGACTTTTTGAcgtctatgggaaagagatggagtggtcctatacttttatatattggTGCTGAGAACCTCACGGGAATTTCTCAAAAATTAACTATTACTGATTATTCGAAGTATGCAGTTACGTCACGGGCGTACTCATCAATTATTTAATGAGAGACTTatgataagtacttacatttgatgataattaggtaattttatgttttgtgaGGTAATTTACAACACGTCCACACACATgtaaatagtcacgtctatatcttttacgggtttgacagagccaacagtaatgaaaagactgaaacttcatgttcagctgtatgacctaatgatggcattgagattcaaaggttactagcccatcggtCGCCATTTTAACCACCGACGGAAAAAGAGGGGTGTTATAAGTTGGAcatttctgtctgtctgtggtGTCGTTATAGCTTACAAACGAAACGATTtcagtttagtttttttttttggggtTAAAGGTGATTACGTGCGCTTGTTCCTAGCTTAACCCCCGGTGCAAAAAAGAGATGTGTGAATTTGTTTCGggggtattttaaattttattttatatataggaAAATGTGAAGTGGTTCTACTCGAAATTGCCGAAAACTACACTTATTTCTGTCATACACATACAAGAAATTATGTAAGATAGTTTTAGACAATACAAAGTCACGGCATTACTGGGTGGTACgattaatactttttatgtaatagtcgacttaaaaataacacatttaatatgtaatattaGATATATTGAACCTCTTATGTGTCATAAGTGATGTTTTTCCATGAATAGAAAACACTAcgtggaaataaaaaaaaaacgggaattaATAACTATCAAAGTTTTATATGATTTACTCGATATAGCAGATTAacgcaataaacaaaaattattacaaacatacatacataaactcacgcctttttctcggaggggtaggcagagactacatctttcaacttgccacgctctctgcatacttccttcacttcatccacattcataactctctttttGCAaattcggcggtttcgggtactcttgacatgaccctttgccaggacgttcttaatttgatcaagatacctTCCCACTCAGACCTGTCCCTCCACTCTCATATATCTGCTAAGTctacctgctttcattcatcctttccacatgaccaaaccatctttacccttttctattcctgttactacatatatcttctttctcatcacaacattcccttatcacgctgttccttacaaagattattataatataaaaaatatattttgatgtgAAGatattagaaattttattaaaacattacaaataGACGtagacaaaacaaataatataatccgaAATTAACATTCAATGACTGTtgatcttataaaaataatatttatatatatatgaaggcatcaatatattattctaatattataaatagacgtaggcaaaacaaataataaaatcttaaattaaattattgtcaaatttacatacatacataaaatcacgcctctaaattgtcaaatttataaaaataatttttggatATGCAGACTTCAATAGTTTCTTAAATCATAACACATAAACGAAGgcgaaacaaataataaaatcaatattttaaatgaatttttgtTGGTGTTCAAAGCCAACAGACTGATGGatagcaaaaaagaaaattatataaaaaaaatactaagatATGCAGTTACTTACATGCCATGCCTGACGAGGGCGATAAACCGAAAAGTTGGAAGTACACTCAGCGGCAAAGCAGGTTCcggcacaaaataaaactaataatgttACAAACTAAACTAAAAAGTTAAAACCGAAGAAAATGTTGAGAGCGTGTTGCTTGGATGAACGCGCGAGGTAAACTGATGTTTAGAACTGTGATGGACTAGGAACTCAACAAATACAATATGATGCAGTTTGCGAAAAAAATGTATCCCAAAATCTTTTGTGCTCCCTACCACTACCCCTCACAACCGTAGGTACGGTCCTAGAGCGGGAGGGGGCGATGTGTAATGATTAGGGTGCGACAAAGACGTCCCATTCTGGCATTCCAAATTTTTCCATAACATAGATAAGGTTTGCTATGATTAGGGTTGTCAATTGATAACTTTTTTACAGTGTGCAAAatgcattcttttttttgggtCAAGCAAGGTActattttcctataaaaattaattttcaattaataatatttattattctttatataaataataaaaataaatattaaatggaaatgattaaaaacaaaatgttgcGACATTCGccgaaaaaaatatctaattctGATATTTCCAATCACGTAGTAATTTCAGGAAATATTTACCTAATGGTTGCTATTgcacacacatatatacatattatagtttagaaattgtaatagtcataataatatgtaggtatttttagagtttattaacaatatatgtacctttgatatacttaaaaaaatgtatgtacctatatatgtgacttgtaaaacttaatatttgCATGCCGATATACTAATGGCAGAATTGTTTGGCGACTTCACATTGTTTAAACTATATTAAGACCTTATCTGTACCCAAATTccagtaaataaatactatacacacatacatacatcacgtctttatcccttacgtctggctgaaaggccacgttcagctatttggctcaatgatagaattaagattcaaattgtgaccaatgaaatatgaaaaatgcCATATTTCTGCTTTTATGAAAATGACCttgtatttcttattttataataaaaagactagaaaacagaaaattaaatatatacatttaaaaatatatttaaacatttgcTTAAGAAAGGGTAAAAGTGATCATTACCAtcgaaaaattttatttatttagtaatagGTATTAAAACAATACTTGTAAAGACGAAGGCATCCGCTAAGACTTTTTGGAAATTTTCACGGAAATGGACCCACGGGCATAAGCCAGATAGAGAGTATTAGTGAATGACAACCCTTAACACAGTTCAAATCACTATTGAGTAGCATACTTCCACATTACCAGAGAGCTGAATGACAGAGATGCAAGATTAGGAACAGTGTAAGAAAAAAGGGACAAAAACAGTGTTTCCATTTATCGGGATTCTGTATTTCGGGAAGCGAATGGATGCCACATGCGGCGGCGTTCGTGACCTTGGTAGGAGAGCACGCGTGAGGTAGGTCCGGGCGCGAACCGAAGCCCTAGCGCCGCCATCTTGGCTGCCGCACCCCCGCCCTCCTCGGAGTTTGGAGGGTGCCAAAAATCGATGCCTTTCCCTTCTGCCCTTATATCCTACGAAGGGAAAGGATGAAAGTACTCACCTACCTATATTacgaatacctacatattgaAGGTCCCTTAGAAAGcagaattgaataaaattcgATTTTGGTCGAGTGCGCCCTTGCCATCTCTATTCCCCAACAAAGGCTATGTAGCAAACAAGTAAGATCAAACATTCGATGCGACAAATCATGCTGACAATGAAacctgtttaaaaaaaacctcttTTTaaccgcctaaaaaaaagggttctcagtttgacaagttatttttgcagttacattatttattagtatagtaaggtgtaataaatatacttaaagaATCTGAATCAAGTCTTTCCCGAACCTCTCCCTAAAATAGCAAGAAATagttattaaacaataaaagctGTCATAGTTCAAATGATCTCAGACACCTCTTATCGGttgtttatgttatgtattaCCAAAAGTAAATTAAGCGACATCGTTCGGATGCCTAACATCGCTGCGTACGCGACTACGCGTGCATTGACAAATAGAAGACTCGAATCTCTTTAGCGTTCCGGTAATGTTGAATTCTCAGCTGTTTGCTTCAAAGGCGTGATACGCTAAAGAAGCATGTAAATAGTGATATGCAATGTGTTAAGTCATTTTCGACGGGCTAGACaaattcgaatctcaattccatcttaagccgaacagctgaattTGGCGTTTCAGTCTCGtcgaaactgttggccctggctaccccgcaaggatgtGATTGTATGTCTTACTTATGTAGACAATTTCGGAAATTACATGGTAAGCACTACCAGTTTGtagaaaatgtataaaacaaagcataaaagtgataccttgtatgcGTTGAAATGGTTtagcattaatttaattaaggcGAACCCCAGACCCGGATAGTGCGACCGCGAACTCGAAAATATGAGaggtattttgaaaatttattttggttgatttGATAATAGAATCCTGGATAAATAGAgggaaatcaatttttttgttatagtaTAGATATGGTCATTACAGAGAGGTAATCGTCAGCATCCCATATTACAAGGAAACAATTTTGGAACTAGCTCAATCATTGCGATTTCtttgtatacttatattattattatcatttgttGATTTACGACTCGGGCCAAAATGTTTCATTTAGACAACGTCaagataatttacataatgagTTATTTATTAAGCAAGATTCTAATTACGTTTACTAAGCTTAAATACCAAACAAATCGAATGCAATTAGCGAGTGATTAGTTAAACAATGATATGATGATAACTTTCTactaaattacattatattagCTTTAACGGGGTTTTGTTCCGTAGGAATTTCCAAGTTAAAATATGCATCGacatatcacgtatatattaattacttctCATATATCGATGTGCATTGATGAAGATTTCTATTGATTAGgttaatattacttaaaaaaaaagatatttcctTGAATCGTTATCTCTTTTTTTCCGTAGAAATTACAAAGTCCAATATTTGCATTGTTAAAAATTTCTATAGGTTAAGATTGTATTGAAAGGAATGTTTATCACTGCACATTTGTAGCTCAGAAATTCCTACGGAAGAAAGgttgagattcagataacATCTCCTTGTTCTTaggaacaaatataaaaatatcttaataattaaaaaaaaaggaaagacTATTACAACGTGCCTAACAAAAGTGTAACATTATATTTAGCGCGCGCGCACCTACACTGAGTCATTCACCCCGAGCAGGTAATGAGCGCATTGTgcgttttatgaaaaattacacagcCTCTGTGTACTTTTTCGTGCGTTTGCGTTTTTGTGCGAATGGAAAAAACAATCGGTCGACGCAGTTTGGGTTTGTCCGCTATTGCACCCTTGTCTTAAAATCTGAAGGGATGCAAAAAGATACTCAAACGAGCGGCTTTTGCATTGCAAATATAAAGCACGTGGTATATTTCAAGtcattatttgagcttgcgtgcACACGTCCACCTTAGAGTTCATCTTTCTCACCACCAGGTAGATTGAGGACAAGGGCACTgaaatcttttataaaaaaatatatatttaaacttaatgcatgAAAAATGTGCAActggtggacttaatgccattaggcataaatgatttttattaaacaatacatacatataaacatatctttatcccttacgggatagtcAGAGTACATTAGTATAGTAGGCTACCAGCCTATCATCTacagaggaatctcaagttagcCCTATAGGCTATAtcttcgtcgccttttacgacatccatgggaaagatttgAATTGATACACACTTAAAATACATTGATGATGGTACCTACTAAAACCGCgtggtattaaaattaaaatgaagagagagagagagaagaaCGAAATGTTTGAAAGCTGGTACTGTTATTA of the Amyelois transitella isolate CPQ chromosome 19, ilAmyTran1.1, whole genome shotgun sequence genome contains:
- the LOC106132751 gene encoding protein wech, producing MTSITNLTHTMSSNQPSTSTGSSNSSGSNDQEDQFSMSQLIRTLLENMHMPSQATGASTSAAASSSSSMSYDIWAMPSTSSVQNLSGTNRESAPSSSNQDNSSGSPGTSSNASITCYRCEERAPTNRCRECNDLFCYECCHKVNSECQLRQHTLLPINHISPIGVGRRSMTHSPEKEVTMLCELHNDQLKFYCEACIVFICQECTLWVHKDHAYSPIRGALNLCRFGVIRVMEDTKTGTKAIKAAIDRAVAMSKAYEKETVEANMKIRKAMRCYAQAIEDREKYLLDKVEKMRQAKLAELTDHMNTLRGILAGLAHTNETMLRCMDSDGLDLFMCKEKGRAQVDYFSTMFKSMNITEENIFFTPPNYELVDFLKMQCEVQSLPAKSFQAMTAALASGQFRQFGMHPHAAPGFQGPVPLGMPVPRCWSEHGNSGNYYEPGFWPFFPVDGWPARGFGQAIPGYWNMITIKPTRHRVPGVPMFSFGREGQDDGQVSRPWGLCIDREGNIIVADRRNNRIQIFNSQGCFKTMFGCKGTGPGEFDLPAGITTDSYGRIIVVDKDNHRVQIFTPGGNFILKFGAFGKECGQFQYPWDVAVNSIGNIVVTDTRNHRIQMFTADGSYLTKFVFEGANPSKMVKGPTTPRGVCFTTTGNIIVSDFENHRLILVDSTLSRVLYSVGREGSAIGELNRPSGIVTDDEGNIVVADSKNHRVVVYGSDLRILCAVDLKSPGLDDKDRPSDVALTPEGFLVVLFETLPDTARDISSHGKQYIKVY